A DNA window from Candidatus Abawacabacteria bacterium contains the following coding sequences:
- a CDS encoding PBP1A family penicillin-binding protein: MPRRRRPQPLPHQPVVKAAKAKVAPTDINFVARQLSTPPTPRRWKIYAWYTLLTGLGIGLLMSIGIFIYILLILKDLPSPEELANYSLVSTTKILASDGSLLYEAGVDGARRTVVKLDDISKHMINATLAAEDDEFFTHPGFDWKGIARALYKDGVNALTGSKSRQGGSTITQQFVKLAFLTPERTLKRKLSELILSVELEQHFSKKEILEMYLNKIFYGSQSYGVQAAAKTYFNKDAKNLTIAESASLAAMAQLPSYYSPYSNKEALLKRQKFVLERMHELGLLNDGEFKKASSDELTFAPYKANIKAPHFVFYILQELEKNYGNELQGLNVYTSLDPILQEHAEKVVKEGALKNEKSHGVTNAALVSLDPKTGEILAMVGSRYYFDDAIDGKVNVVLAKRQPGSTFKPFTYATLFTKGFGTGTVLYDVKTDFGSNYIPFNYDGKFRGPVTVRTALANSLNVPAVAAQYLAKVEDTLAQVHNMGIEYLDKDDAAHTGLSLALGVEEITPLDMAKAYSVFANDGNRVEVGAITKIATDRGQVLWERKVESGKQVLEPQAAFLVNNILSDNNARPSGWTNLFIPNRNVAVKTGTSINIVNNIKKPRDLWTVGYTPSIVTAVWAGNNQGEIPKLTADGVTNAASIWKAFMVKALENKPSESFPRPEKIKEVAISITSGLIPTRNTPSDKIRTELFPDYGVPTKTEQDYLSARVDQVSGLLATEYCSENVALYVYQNFHSILYYQNPEDPALKRWEDGVQEWAKGYRTGQEQQQNTTDPNNTIPIIYVDSPSKIPTTQCEVMSAQDSGIEIISPSEGGKVIVGPNRGTFFIRDPQYISKLTAYFDGQLINNQDFAPFDQVVFTIPESANGSVHSLRFVFTTTDNKQIAIQKGVVIGSDPNPPEITLLEPHDRSIFHPGETISISAEVSDDKGVARVEFLFDDTEIIKLEHAPYSTTFTIPIDTASSPHELIIRAFDAEENVSRVSKRITVDSAPLATALPRVEVTL, encoded by the coding sequence ATGCCCCGACGCAGACGCCCCCAGCCGCTCCCACATCAACCAGTGGTGAAAGCAGCCAAAGCTAAAGTTGCACCTACAGATATTAATTTTGTCGCCAGACAGCTAAGCACACCGCCAACACCTCGACGTTGGAAAATCTATGCTTGGTACACCCTTTTGACCGGTTTAGGTATTGGGTTACTGATGTCAATTGGTATTTTCATTTATATTTTGCTGATTCTCAAAGACTTGCCTAGTCCGGAAGAATTAGCCAATTATTCCTTAGTATCTACTACTAAAATTCTAGCAAGCGATGGGTCGCTTTTGTACGAGGCCGGGGTAGATGGAGCCAGACGCACGGTAGTGAAGTTGGACGACATATCCAAGCATATGATCAATGCCACCTTAGCAGCAGAAGATGATGAGTTTTTCACTCATCCAGGTTTTGATTGGAAGGGAATAGCACGAGCTCTCTATAAAGACGGTGTAAACGCTTTAACTGGCAGCAAAAGTCGCCAAGGGGGCTCTACTATTACTCAACAATTCGTAAAATTAGCTTTTCTCACTCCGGAAAGAACATTAAAAAGAAAGTTAAGTGAATTAATATTATCTGTAGAATTAGAACAACACTTTAGTAAAAAAGAAATCCTGGAAATGTATCTTAATAAAATATTTTATGGTTCCCAATCATACGGAGTACAAGCAGCAGCAAAAACATACTTTAACAAAGATGCTAAAAATTTAACTATTGCTGAAAGCGCTTCTTTAGCAGCCATGGCTCAATTACCTAGCTACTATTCTCCTTACAGCAATAAAGAAGCCTTACTAAAAAGACAAAAGTTTGTCTTAGAAAGAATGCATGAATTAGGACTTTTAAATGATGGTGAATTTAAAAAAGCCAGTTCAGACGAACTTACATTTGCTCCTTACAAAGCAAATATCAAAGCACCACACTTTGTATTTTATATTTTACAAGAATTAGAGAAGAATTATGGCAATGAATTACAAGGATTAAATGTATACACATCGTTGGACCCTATCTTACAAGAACATGCTGAAAAGGTGGTAAAAGAAGGTGCTTTGAAAAATGAAAAGTCTCATGGTGTTACGAATGCTGCCCTAGTATCACTCGATCCCAAAACTGGCGAAATACTAGCCATGGTAGGATCACGCTACTACTTTGATGATGCGATCGATGGCAAGGTGAATGTAGTCTTGGCAAAAAGGCAACCTGGTTCCACATTTAAACCCTTTACCTATGCTACTCTTTTTACCAAGGGTTTTGGCACAGGTACAGTACTTTATGATGTGAAAACTGATTTCGGCTCCAATTACATACCTTTCAACTATGATGGTAAATTCCGAGGACCAGTGACCGTAAGAACTGCCTTAGCAAACTCATTAAATGTACCAGCAGTTGCTGCTCAATACTTAGCAAAAGTAGAAGATACTCTCGCCCAGGTTCATAATATGGGGATAGAGTATCTGGACAAAGATGATGCCGCTCATACTGGTTTATCATTAGCTTTAGGAGTGGAAGAGATCACACCCTTAGATATGGCTAAAGCCTATAGTGTATTTGCTAATGATGGTAACCGTGTTGAAGTGGGTGCAATTACCAAGATTGCTACAGATCGTGGCCAAGTCCTGTGGGAAAGAAAAGTAGAATCAGGCAAACAAGTGCTTGAGCCTCAAGCAGCTTTTCTAGTAAATAATATTCTTTCAGATAATAATGCTCGACCTTCTGGTTGGACAAACTTATTCATTCCCAATCGCAATGTAGCGGTAAAAACCGGCACATCTATTAATATTGTTAATAATATCAAAAAGCCTAGAGACCTATGGACAGTAGGGTACACCCCCAGCATTGTAACAGCGGTGTGGGCTGGCAATAATCAAGGAGAAATTCCCAAATTGACTGCCGATGGAGTCACCAACGCAGCCAGTATTTGGAAGGCTTTTATGGTTAAAGCGCTAGAAAATAAGCCGAGCGAAAGCTTTCCCCGCCCTGAAAAGATTAAAGAAGTGGCCATAAGTATTACTTCCGGTCTTATCCCCACTAGGAATACACCATCGGACAAAATTCGCACTGAACTATTTCCTGATTATGGAGTACCGACCAAGACAGAACAAGACTACTTATCCGCTCGTGTAGATCAAGTCTCTGGCTTGTTGGCCACTGAATATTGTTCTGAGAATGTGGCTCTCTATGTATATCAAAACTTTCATAGTATTTTATATTATCAAAATCCTGAGGACCCAGCACTCAAAAGATGGGAGGATGGAGTACAAGAATGGGCAAAAGGTTATCGCACTGGTCAAGAGCAACAACAAAATACTACAGATCCTAATAATACTATTCCCATCATATACGTAGACTCACCCAGCAAAATTCCCACCACTCAATGCGAAGTAATGTCTGCTCAAGATAGCGGCATTGAGATTATTAGCCCCAGTGAAGGGGGTAAAGTGATAGTTGGTCCCAATCGAGGAACATTCTTCATCAGGGATCCTCAGTACATTAGCAAACTCACTGCTTATTTTGATGGTCAGCTCATTAATAATCAGGACTTTGCTCCTTTTGATCAGGTTGTCTTCACCATTCCTGAAAGTGCCAATGGTTCGGTACATAGCCTGCGTTTTGTCTTTACTACCACTGACAATAAACAGATTGCTATTCAAAAAGGCGTCGTGATCGGCAGCGATCCTAACCCTCCAGAAATTACTTTGTTAGAACCTCACGATCGAAGCATCTTTCATCCGGGAGAAACTATTAGCATTAGTGCTGAAGTATCCGATGACAAGGGCGTGGCAAGAGTTGAGTTTTTATTTGATGACACTGAAATCATCAAATTAGAACATGCTCCCTATAGTACAACTTTTACCATTCCCATTGATACAGCCTCAAGTCCGCATGAATTAATAATTCGGGCTTTTGATGCCGAAGAAAATGTGAGTAGAGTTAGTAAACGAATTACTGTTGACTCAGCTCCCCTCGCTACTGCACTACCTAGAGTCGAAGTAACATTATAA